The sequence ggataaatcatcagagaaaacaggggaatccggtagggaactagttgctggcacatcattattgaaaattgacacttctctagtcgaaaagaaaaccatcacaaagatgagtcccacagaactaatgatgatggctgctcagaaactgatgaaggagggaaccacaaacaaagggattatagatcaatccataactattttgcatagattggtcccggagtgtaagattgaaaatgaagcgagcccttccgACAATCTTAAGGTATtaactgagcacatatcaaaagactttcaatccttacagcaaaTCTCTAACCAACAAGCACTTGAAATATTCACTCAGGCTAAAAGAGCCGCATTTGATCAGATctttgagagagagaagaaaaagattaaggAGAAGCTAGTTTTGAtataaaattctttgaaacaatgtaatatatacaaggtatgttgcaatactgagatacttacaacaaatgtagataacaaGATAAAAGAGAGATAGGcgaaaattgctaatattgctaactcttttgatggactaatttcactgacaacatctattgatggacaaattttgactttggagaaccaaatttctgctcttgaaaaggaaagagataagatcattcagagagccagaagtctcagaggtttggtgagtccaagattggattcactttgtgtacataagaaggaatacatggatatgctgggaaagcccacaccgacagaagttaatgagaaagaatcacttgcatgtttattgagtggacttgtatctatctctggcacattcaaaattggatgggatacttatgtggagttacttgaGAAAGTTTAtctggaaatcttgaaattggtcaagctccggtaagacatttttggaggtattcagtgtacagtacttattctttgacattcttttttacAATTTtgttgggcattgatgtcaaagggggagtagtatacatgtgaaaaagaatgaagagttgcatacattagggggagttatagagatTTTGGAGTATTGCAGtactttgcatattcagctcagggggagcagggcaagatgaaaccgacagttgaaaccatgaccatttttcacatgagcgttgccatcaatgccaaagggggagattgttggcaattgatactctattggttggtttcactatgttgtcattgatggcaacatgatttggggttctggcttcatatggtgtaccgacaggcacttcacagactctacaccgtcATCGGCACCGGCACTGAcatgatagaagatttctttggtcatcgacaatgcaagccgacatggtatagtaaaggtcatcggtattggaggccgacacatcttggatccggcatcgacaacttgttttaatgtttattcatttatgttatatggccgacatgtaatctgatattgtatatatccttgtaagccgacataaggcataaattttgtatagggtatatagggcagattgattaagATCATTTGGAGATGATAGGAATGTAATGTAATGGACATGTAAATTTAATATGATGCGAAATCAttctgagagactatgtatgtgaggaattcattgtaagggttattccggtacagaggtttagggttttaacctgaacagacagagcttaaaccataactatattctggcataaaagatgctatcctaGCAGTTCACtattctccagattgttgtctggtatgttatgtagttagtgaggctcctattgtgattgagtagtgtgctctaggatgtaagccttcctgcaagtgcaggcccatcatatattgtaatatctcttcatatggccaacaGATTGATTATatgggccacaaatcccaccatggtttttcgtcattgaggttttccatgtataaatctgtgtgttatggttctcatttatgtgtttggattattggttgcattacttctttcaattttgtttataccggtataccggttggtgtatgaatgttttgttaaagctaaaatctactattccggtataacaccgattcaacccccctctcagtgttattggtttccaacatagaCAACTGAACCTTGCCCCGTGCCTATAGTTTATATTTAATATCTGTAACTATTGAGTACTTGGTTTTTGAAATACCAGTATTGGCATCCATTCAGTCCAAGGATATTTTTAGTGAACTAGAGAGAGGATTATGAGAACAAAATGTGTTGTTTAGGATTGTCAAGTATGAAGCCATTGTTTGATCTTGGACTGCTTTTTTGACACAAACTACTCATGACACTGTCATTTCTTTGTTTGACAGTGAATACCTTTAACTGCTATTGGAACCCTATCAAGAGATCCATAAGCTAAAATAGCCTTTACCATCGTAGAATATCATTGTTGATAGTGTACTGCTATTGATGACTTGGTCTGATTGTATGATTGTGCCCCCTTCATTCACATCACTATAACTTCTTGAATGGATTGTTCTGATTTGATATGGAAGTTTTGGACTGTGAATGGTGCATTTGATGGTTGTATCTATTGTCTTTGATATGCTGCTCTAATACATTTTGTGAATTTCTTTGATCTGCATCAGGGCTGTGACTATTTATACTCGTATCTTTTGCTCTGAATGTGCATTTGACATGACTGCTATGAGAAGTAATTTGTTCTTGCTTAGTGAGGGGTAACTTCATCATGTTGGGTCTGCCCTTTTGGTGTTAAGAACTAAGAAACTACACTCTTTCTATACCCTGCTCTCACTGGCTATGATTGTGGTATGCCTTCTATTGCCTATGGATTGTCATAATATTTTCATTGTTCTCAGCTATCATGACTGTATTGTTAACTGAAATCTTCATACTTGCAACAAGACTTCAAGGCTGTCCTCTTTCACAAATAACACTAGTGAACCTATGATGTTAACTTGGCCTAGTTCCTAATACCCTGCCTTATTGTGGAAGATCCACATATAGTTGGAACCTTGTAAAGTATTTTGCCTAAAATCTTTTTGCAGTCAAAGACAATATTGAAAAGTGGCTGAGAGCATTGTTATGAAGCCATTATGAGCAGAGTTGAAGCCTCAATCTATGATATGATCTCAATGATCAGCTTATGTGAAGTGTGTTGGAATTAGTTTCTTAGCTCTCAAACAACTACTTGTCCTTACCTCTGCATCAACAAAACTTTGAGTGACTGCAATCGCAGTCATGACTGTGCCTCAAGCTATGATATGATCTCAATGATCAACTTATGTGAAGTGTGTTGGAATTAGTTTCTTAGCTCTCAAACAACTACTTGCCCTTACCTCTGCATTAGAAAACCTTCGAGTGACTGCAATCTCAGTCATGACTGTGCTCTAggattttatttgacaaatgaacCCATGACTGTCACCTACCTATGACTGTGTGCCATTTACCTACCTACAACATGACTATGATAGGGATTTTATAGCTTTGTTACCTATCATTTTGGTGCTCATCTTACATCTACCTATGATGCCTTTATTCATTAAGCCCCTGACTCTATGATTGTCCTCTTGTTCTGGTACTTTGGTGTGATTGCTCCATCATAGTTCTGCAATAATACTTAGGCTTCTCTGTTGTCAGTGAACTGCCATTTGGTGATGTCCTTCTTCATACATTTTCTTTTAATGCTTTGAGAACTATAAAAATCGTTTATCTTTTGACTTGGATGTCTCCAAAAACAATGACTAGGACTCTCTGTATTCTTATGACAAGGAACTTCTAGGCTTGCCATTGTTCACTGTTTTGAGAGGATTGTCTTTTTGCCCATTCTTATTCGCTGTCTCTTGAACACCTTGACAATAGGTTAGTCTTTGCTTTGATTGCCAAGTCACCTTTTGGAGATCTAAAGGAAACTCCTTTGATTCACTCCTTTGTAAATCATTGTAACTTTTTCTACCTGAAGGTCTGCAATCAGACATGATGCTTGTCACTGCCATGACTCATGACAATCTTTTTGTTGATATCAATGAGCTCCTTTTATGTATGAACAATGACCTTTCTCTGGTTGATCTTAGGCTACTATGAGGTCTTGATTGGACTGTGCCTCCATTGTGGAATGCTAAAGCTTGAAACGATACCATTGTATCATACTTTTGAGCTTTTCTGTGTTATAGCAGGGTCACTGAATCTTGCTATTGAATGCCCTAAACTGTTCATCGTGATTTTGAATGTGTTTGGAAGCCTCCATCCTTTGCTTACTGTCTTAACAGTAATCATGTCTCTTTTGGGGTTCCTAAAGGCTTGCTCTCTGTACTATTATTCTAAAAATGATTTTGGCTTTTGATCTCAATCTTTTAAATGCTTCAATAATCCCTTATGACTGTTCTTCATCTTGCTAGCCCTATTTTCCTTTCACATTGAATGTCTTGTATCCTTTAAAGAGACTGTGTTATCTTATAGACAATCATTGTCTACCTTATCACAACCTTATTTATGTCCTTTGACTGTGTATTGGTGCTATGACTATCATAAATTACAGTGACAGTGTACTCTACTATTTGACCTCGGTCCTTCTTTACACTTCAATACCCACAACCTTGTAAAAAATAACCTTTATTTTAGTCAATATGACTGTGATTTGGTCTTCACTGGGCTTGATTGCTCTATCTTTGAATATTGATAATAAACCTCTTTTTGATGTGGCATGATGACCTTGGTGCTATTTAAGATGCCCTTAAAGCCAAATGAACACATTCTTTTGTTGTTATGTCAAAAGGACTTTCTTTTTCTTTGATCCCCATATATTGTTCCAAAAGACTGTCCTATATTTACTATGCACTGCATCATTAAACTGAAATCTTGGAGAGACTGATCTTTGTGAAAAATGTTGAAGGTTTATTTGAGAAGAGTATCTGGATGGATGATATATGAGTATATGTGTATATGGTAATTATTGATTGCAAACCCAACATGATTATATGGCAACCAATCTCCATGAACCTCAAGTGCATTGTTGTTGGCCAAATTGTGGGTAGATTTCATTCCATCATTATTACTATATTAGTACCAGAAATCATAATTTGAATGTCTCACAAAGCTTGGATGGTTTCTTGCTCAAGCACTAAGGTTATGCAAGAACTAAGTTAGTATTGTGAAATGATCTTGTAAAACCTTCATCATAAGGGAAAGTGTTATTACAGTATTATGACTTTTATTATATCTTTCCAATGATTTGTTTCTCAATTTTACATATGGAGGATGCTCAAACACCAACCAAATATGTATAATACATGATCTTTGCGGAAGAATATTAAAGAACAAGAAATATAGATATAACTTCTATCTTCATTTTGTTAAGCATAATTGAAAGGTTCTTCCtctcatttattttcttttttattgaTTTAAGAAATGAGGTCATATGCACTTACATTTAATTTACCGTTTTGACATTATTTAGGTGCTTGCAACATCAACCAAAAAAAGTGATGATAATGGTTCTCTAGAATCAGAAAAAACTCATAATAACGATTCCtttggagaagatgatgaaggTATGATTGTGAACTCTAAAAAAGTAGAAGGTTCAGAATTCATTTCCAGTTGTTTACACAAAGTTGATAAAGGTGATCAACTCCCACGATACAGGGCTCGAGTATTTGCTGCAAAGTAagttttgttattatttatttgtaGGAATTTAGTGACTGCACATGATAAGTGAGAACCAATTTTAAGTATTTAAAGCCATCACAATGTGACTTTATTTTAACAAGAACTAAATATATTCTCATAATAAAAGATGAATCAAGTGTAGAAAACAAATATATCTACCAAAGTAAACCACACTATCAAGTGTATGAAGTAGCTTCTGAAATTTGTAAAGATAATGGGGTTGTTATTTTACTATTTTAGGGTAATCTTAATATTTTTATCTGGGCCATCCTTTCTTTACCCTTCGCCAGTTGAGCCGGTTAGCAGAGAGAGAGAAAGCAGAGTGAGAACAAGTTGTCTTATTGGAAGGAAGGGCCAAAGGGACGAGGGACAAGTTGTCTTTCTCTTGGCTGGAAGGGACAAGCTCCTGCCCTTCGTCTTCAGGTAAGGGCCCctcttttaacattttcttcatgcAAAAAGGGCTCAAGTATTCGTGTGTGTTTTCTTGTTATTACCTATGATTTTTGGTACTTTCCAAAAGGTTTGCTTATATTCTTTGATGGCAATGTATGCCCATTTGTTTCCTCGTCTCATTGCTACACAGAGGATAGAGATATAACCTACTAATCTGGATCTGTTTAATGCATCTTCATAAATCCCTTAGCTTGCAGGCTATAAGAGCATATTGAATCGGCTTGGAAGATCTTCTTTTTCAAATAGATTTGTTAAATGTCCCAGTAACCAaggatgaatatttatttattgttagtCTGATTATGCCTTCTGTCTACAGCTATATATCTTCGTTCTAGCTTTGTTGAGAAAATAGTTAATGGTTTTTTTCGTATCATTATACTCTTCCTCAATGATGTTTAAGTCTGCTCCCATTTTTGAGTTATAGTTTTATGTGACTTTCTTGTTTTTATATTTTACCAATGTCACAAGGATGCATTCTTGTGGGTCGAATATGCAAAATAGGAACATTCCTGTATCAGATTTTCTAATTCAGAGTTTTATCTGCTCAGCTGTCTGTTGGGCATGTATTAGACAACGCTTACTCTTGTGAAGAATCATCCTATATGTTGCCTCCATATGGTCTGGCCTTAACCATATCTAACTTGTCTGGGATACTATTTCTTAGAACTCTGTTCGGCTCCTCTGTCCATCTAAAATGTTGCATGTCATTGTAGCTTGTAAATTCTTTTGAGGACTGCGCCTATTTGCCTTTATTGACAAGTTTTTGAATTAATTCCTTATGCACCATGAATGTCTGGTCAGTTGTCTTAGTTTATTTAATGTCTCAATAAATTCTCTTGGCATGTCTTAGTTTAGATGTTAGATGCAAGAGCCTCCTTGGATAAAAGTTGTATAAATGATTGGCGAGTCTCAAGGATAGTCATTACTAGACTTTGTAAATGACCAAGAGTGAGATGGTTTCACAGTAGTTATTGTTGTATGATTTAATTTTGTAGCAGCCTTCTTGTTGCTGCAGAAAGTCCTTTATGATAGTAATTAAGTTGTTGCAAGAAGTTGCCTATAGCAGTTCTACCATTTCTACACAAAATTGTTTACAACAATTATAAGGCTACTTTTGATGTTGAGTGGCATCTACCATATTGTCCTTGTTACCATTTTGCTCAGACCATAGAATAATCTTGTCTTGGCTATGAGTGCTCTTGAAAGTGGAACAACTAACTGGGCAGTAATTTGGACCATTGGGATATTCTAGATTGTTTTAATATCAGGATAAGTATACAGTTTTATCTACCAAAAATATAAATCTCCAAGGCTccaaaaatatgtatttaattgatGAGAAAATATCCACAGGAACATTGCTAAATAATATTTTCTTTCATGGATCAATGCATTTTACATATTTGACTTAAGAATTTTAAAAttattgatgaatttttttttgcattacaGATAGTATGTTAATTTTTAGCATTTATTTTCCAATGCAGATGTTGCAATGCCTCACAAATGTTTCTTTTTCCAGATGTTTGAGTCGGCTACCTAATGCAGTTGGAAAGGAACAAACTCACTTTGACATATTACAAGCACGAAAAGGCAAAATGATTCATGGTGTGCAAACTCTTGGTGATTGGTTTGTTCTTCATCTTGCAGAGCTGGTTGCTCTTGCATACCAAGTTTTGTGGCAAACATTAGAgataaatttactattttcaataaTTCATTAGATCGTTTGGGTTGTAAATGCAATTGATTGATTATATTTTTAGTCTAATTGAAACTCTTGTTTTATTTAgcatataattataaataaatgcaTGTGGTCCCTATAGAAATCCTTATATTGTATGAATTTGAACTTGCACTTATTTAAACGATTGTAAATAATAGATCAGCACTAAGGATGTGATTGTAAATAACTTCTTCAGAGACTTTTATCTTTTGACAGTGCTAAGTGCCAAGGATGTGATTGTCTTTTTCTGCATTATAATACTGATTACCTCTATTGTTGTAGGTGTAAGAGGTCTTATTGCAGCAGACTATACATGTCTTTGAAGGCTGTTTGTTGGGTTTTAGAAACCTTGAATATGTTGCTAAATATATCATTATGTGTTGTGCTCTTCTTTAGACAACTCTCAACTCATTCTTCTCCGACTTTTGAGATAATAAAATCTTGAGCTGTGTCTAAGCCTCTTGGAGTGCCCTATTTATGTGTATCTTTAGGACTGATTGAAGTACTGTAATACTAGTCATCTCTGTTTATCTTAGTTTCACTAGTCTTAGTCATTCTCTTATGAATCTGTTGTTCATTATCCTTATAATGAATGAGTCCCTTTGTAATAGTGACTATTTGTGACCATTAATGGCTGCTCTCAGAAGCATAATGATTGTTTTTGACCATGAGACTCTATCCAAATGGAACACTTTGCTTGATAAATTGAATTTTCTGCTCAAACCAACAAAGATACCACTGTATCCATATATGATACTTGATTGCATTGGAATTCGATCTTTTACCCTTTGTGGATTGCCTTGATAGTCAGGTTTCTCATTGAACTTGTATCATAACTTGCCACTATCTTTTGATTAGATAGTGCTTTGACTATCTTGGCAGTTTCAACCACTTTTGGTATTGATCTCTATGACACATCTCATGTTTTGACTGCAACATCCTTCCATCTGGTGAAAACTGTGAAGTGTTTGGGTAAATGCTTCTATGTCACTGTTTATTGGAGGTTATTCAAGCTTCCTTTCACTATTGTTTTGCACTACTAAAGAGACCTTCATTTGGTATACTGACTTATATTGTCCTATGACTGTTATAACATATTCTCCTATCTCTTTATAGTGATAAGATCACTGTTATTGGGTATTATGCTCTGTTTCTTGGACAAATGATTGTCATTGTGAGATTAGGGACTACACTTTTCATATGACCCTGTGACAATCCTTAATGATAATTGTCTCATGAAATTTGACCATGGATCATTATATGCTGCTCCCAGTATAATGGCACTTTAGCAATTACTGTTTTTTGAAGCAATCCATCGTACTCTTAACATGTATGCCTGTAACTTAGCacgttgggctcaacccttgtgggagccacattgtACCCCACATGCCATAATTCGATGAATAATAAGTTACTTTCTTTGTATCTGCcaatgaagcaaacaagttagataaaacaacatatgatgatttttttttgatgatttgatcTAACGTTTGTTTCCTGAGTTtatatgttgaactagctattgtgatgCACATGAGGGTTAGATTGTATGTTTGTAGGTGCGTGTGCATATATGGAATGATGACCCTTCATTTCTCTAATGCACTATTTTACTCAAATGCAGGTACTCAGGGGCAACGAGGAAGACAACCAAATGCAGGATGGGCGAAAGACTACAAATGATAGAAGGCATTACATAGAGGACTCATCATTCAGGCAATGTCGAGTCACCTTTCCTTATCtacatttaattttatgttttgaaTCTGCAAATATATAGTTTTTCCTTTCCTTTGCACCATATCAGTTagtctcatggcttgtgtgagacattgtacattcatCAATAAAAGATTACTTTCTCAAAAAATTGTGTTCACTCTATTTCATATGCATCTGAATAATGAAACATGATATTgtaatcttttttatttatttattttatttatttatttatattattggtTCAGATACTCATGAATGCAATTTGGCAGAATAAAAATGTACCTTAGCTCTACTTGATTGAGCTagtagcgaaaataggtaacatGACCATtcaacaacaatcaatgattaaattaatgactcaatatataactaaattaatgactaaatatatgactaaataaatcactaatatgattaaataaatgaccagataacaacaatcaatgattaaattaacaAGGACGTTCTTGCCATTAGTATGATTAGTTTAGAgtaaataaaaatagagataaagatagagggagaagaagatgtagagaaatacatagagagatagagaaaggtagaGGAAAAGATACAAATAGaaagagagataaggagatagatagatagatagagaggaagaggtagagggagagataaaggtagagaaatagagaaaaagatGAGTATATAGGGAGTGGGATCAACTAATAAATTCATCAAATTAGTTGGAAAGGTAGATGTTAAATTAGAATAATAAGTTTTTAAATacaatttcaatttttatttgttcTAATTTTAAAGACAATGTTGCCAGTATCCCATACATATGAGATACAAACTTTATTCTAACTAACTAGTGGGATAACTTACAAAACATATGCACCCAACTAATAGTAACTACTATATAATATTTGGTGACCTCCAAAATCcattttatttttatatacatgtatctatacatAAATCCCATATGCACAATTCAAACTTTTGGTGTGAAATTGACTAGTAACAAgtataaaatacttttacaaattattAAAAACAAAATAAGTACATTGAAATAATCAAATTATATACTAAAGTCAtacataaaaatatttaatttattaaaacacttttataaataatataaaataaaaaaaattgaccaAACTGCATCTGGATTAGTTTTTTTTCTCATGAGAGTTTAGGATCTTAGATACACTACAATCCACCATCATGAGaatgaaaaaaaatgataaaatatatttagaaattaaataaaatattaaaaaatacacATAAAATTAACATAGACCACATACATTCACTTTCATTAAGGACACTCATGACTATCTTTTACTTCAAAACGTATTGCTAAAACTTATTATACATTTTATAGGTAATAATTACAATTAAAATGAATAGTGGATAAGTATGAGTGAATATGTCCAATAATTTATACATTTAAAAATTAACCAAATCATAAACTAAACATGGAGAAAAATTGACCCAAAATAGTCAAACAAATGGTAAATAGTGCTAATATTAACTTTTAAAAGAAattcattttcaaatattttgatttgtaaaaTTAAAGTGCTAATATTTGAAAAGTGTAATCCATTACAATTATTAGAAATAATTATTACTTGCATTCATTTTTTACCATGAAATTAatacaatattaaaatatttatacaatattctaattattaaaaaaattattacttACATTCATTTTTTACCATGAAATTAatacaatatttaaatatttacataatattctaattattaaaaaaattattacttACATTCATTTTTTAccataaaattaataaatatataaaatatttacataacattccaattatttgaaaaaaaaattacattcatTTTTTAACCATGAAATGAatacaatatataaaatatttagacAACAAATAGTCCCCGTTAAATGATAGAACATTATTATTTAATAACCTACTTTCGTTTTATAtttttaatgaaattgttttaatttagaataaaagaaataaataatatttaatattaaattacctacattaatatttaaatcttacattaaacaaaaatatataaaaaattaaatatagaaaaccaAATGAAATATTGAAACCGATGTATATATTAAATTACCGGAACATTATCAAAATATTGAATTGGTAGTATGtgtgtttaataaatttaataCTTGCTCTTGAAGATCATAATGATTTTGTACCACTGAATCGGCAGTGGCAGTTGTATCTTAATATATATGTGCGATGGATGGATGATATTCGACAGATTTTAAGTCCCCTGTAAAAGATGCTTATGTCATTTTATCAGTAGTAATTAATGTTTGCAATAATTTGATTGTGCATAGAAATTCTATATTTTTTGttgaagaaaattaaattttatggCTACAGAGAAATTAGCATAGACCaatcaaatgataaataaatatttttgtaaatATGTTTTGTTAAAAATTTTACATGACTTTTGAAAAGttaaaaatttattttagattGAAAAATTTAAAGACTTGATTGGTTGTCAAGGACAATAACTAATAACCATTTAAGACCATGGTGGATGCATAAGTATTCCTGTCATGGGCAGgaactaataattaaatatataactaaattagtgactaaatatatgactaaattagtgactatcatgactaaataaatgatcagataaaaacaatcaatgactaaattaatgactaaattagtgactaaatcaatgactaaatccaTGACCAAATCCATGACCAAATCGATCAATCAAAATAaccaatggtcacatgaccaaaATGATTTAAGACCGACAATAAACTACcagtggtcacgtgatcaaatttagtcatttatctacaatttttggtagttttttttagtcatatattgttgtttttgtactagtgaagGTAGACTAGCCTTTCTCGGAGCACGTGAGGTACAAAACAAACAAGTTTCGTAGGGCTGCTTCATGATTTAGGCCTTGCTGAAATCGATTACAACAAGGTCTCAACATCAAAAGAACAATTCTAGAAGAcctccggtaaggcaacctaatgctcataagctcaatggtaactattttgtttgcaataaatttggtcatatggctagtcaatgcagaaataggatgaataataatgaTCCATCTTTCctcggtcaatgttttaaatgcaacaattaTGGGTATAAGGcaaatgaatgcagaagtatgatgaataactttcaaaatagaagaaatgtcatatgtaatgcatgtggtaggtttggacatattgctaatcaatgcagatcaagagcAAATCATATGAACTCCAAACCTAGataaggaaatgttgttttctatgcttgctacaaatccggtcacatt is a genomic window of Cryptomeria japonica chromosome 7, Sugi_1.0, whole genome shotgun sequence containing:
- the LOC131065703 gene encoding uncharacterized protein LOC131065703 isoform X4, whose amino-acid sequence is MLMHGADRDIIWLQRDFGIYICNLFDMGQVLATSTKKSDDNGSLESEKTHNNDSFGEDDEGMIVNSKKVEGSEFISSCLHKVDKGDQLPRYRARVFAAKVILIFLSGPSFLYPSPVEPVSRERESRVRTSCLIGRKGQRDEGQVVFLLAGRDKLLPFVFRCLSRLPNAVGKEQTHFDILQARKGKMIHGTQGQRGRQPNAGWAKDYK
- the LOC131065703 gene encoding uncharacterized protein LOC131065703 isoform X1, which produces MLMHGADRDIIWLQRDFGIYICNLFDMGQVLATSTKKSDDNGSLESEKTHNNDSFGEDDEGMIVNSKKVEGSEFISSCLHKVDKGDQLPRYRARVFAAKVILIFLSGPSFLYPSPVEPVSRERESRVRTSCLIGRKGQRDEGQVVFLLAGRDKLLPFVFRCLSRLPNAVGKEQTHFDILQARKGKMIHGVQTLGDWYSGATRKTTKCRMGERLQMIEGIT
- the LOC131065703 gene encoding uncharacterized protein LOC131065703 isoform X3, with translation MLMHGADRDIIWLQRDFGIYICNLFDMGQVLATSTKKSDDNGSLESEKTHNNDSFGEDDEGMIVNSKKVEGSEFISSCLHKVDKGDQLPRYRARVFAAKVILIFLSGPSFLYPSPVEPVSRERESRVRTSCLIGRKGQRDEGQVVFLLAGRDKLLPFVFRCLSRLPNAVGKEQTHFDILQARKGKMIHGVQTLGTQGQRGRQPNAGWAKDYK
- the LOC131065703 gene encoding uncharacterized protein LOC131065703 isoform X2, with amino-acid sequence MHGADRDIIWLQRDFGIYICNLFDMGQVLATSTKKSDDNGSLESEKTHNNDSFGEDDEGMIVNSKKVEGSEFISSCLHKVDKGDQLPRYRARVFAAKVILIFLSGPSFLYPSPVEPVSRERESRVRTSCLIGRKGQRDEGQVVFLLAGRDKLLPFVFRCLSRLPNAVGKEQTHFDILQARKGKMIHGVQTLGDWYSGATRKTTKCRMGERLQMIEGIT
- the LOC131065703 gene encoding protein SWEETIE isoform X5; this translates as MLMHGADRDIIWLQRDFGIYICNLFDMGQVLATSTKKSDDNGSLESEKTHNNDSFGEDDEVEPVSRERESRVRTSCLIGRKGQRDEGQVVFLLAGRDKLLPFVFRCLSRLPNAVGKEQTHFDILQARKGKMIHGVQTLGDWYSGATRKTTKCRMGERLQMIEGIT